A part of Neodiprion pinetum isolate iyNeoPine1 chromosome 4, iyNeoPine1.2, whole genome shotgun sequence genomic DNA contains:
- the LOC124217606 gene encoding probable methyltransferase TARBP1 isoform X7 — protein sequence MLQCSWFPLRMEPLNLVAVANTLSAFSIHESLTRGQLSWKRISTWLSKTVKRDEALRFLEKICSQFIDKNSLSDVSMKSLSLMLMLFHDGHIILDSKSCAGFTMLRNLLHCLIGADSRPYGNIELRKRCIELIGYLFDFTSSKDYIMREFIADYVDITLRIAFKFMRNITDEATIDEINTLVLVTQKFFTDENSIISKRDVQNHIERFEVESWNMINDGGYSNNLQKICGVKILYACLKATNVKLRNYKFIGPLYNMYKTLAVRSSDHTNEIISENRNLEGKIVAEYYEFVAELFYIYLQDEPVDKWIPHIDWIEAVLHLVQVGGKKIFVPTIGVLSQLFYKGVVKSKDIDRFKSVTRLCWKSMLETNECRLAMDKIMELIFSSKFLECEDMKELTMEFTEEMVEKVEKIPGLSVVLVNGLEHIEGVHLANFYDALLTCLFHGIVPRRDKKIELQARSYVFELYHKAYPNCLSNMYVNTDTATRAHAVALLHKRITDNTEHAAKLLPMIIARLNESQNKRYFGDSLTHRHKNRLIQALFVLQPVLKKNDMVLLNSLMCENILSESSQPSVRIMQEWLIIKIYLESEILRGGVWNLFRQAQEKRVGSLCSIISIVYHVARSLKSNLQSEFIDLSLEHMMPCCMLQQFNVRLYAQVLASKLYDLAKKMSYLAVTEKYKELYNSLTKSLQLGNLLKNSTKLQEDFYFTVFNPIDDYSLQTIFYELPRLSNVSSDEYILPQMFNKFGFKESNSHPLKIFNLKSDLSEASVSANMLKTFGNEGSTTRDDTNNISDYSTDIQKKFIPWKSMLPNEDEFNETSGCLRSHREASIEGNKIILVASLVEKLPNLGGLSRTCEILGVAEFVMASLNHIEEKDFQSLSVSAEKLITLVEVKPHQLQQYLLEKKNMGYRLVGAEQTVNSTNLMEAKFEKKTVLVLGNEKAGIPANLIPLLDECVEIPQVGVVRSLNVHVTGAICLWECFKQHHSA from the exons ATGTTGCAATGCAGCTGGTTTCCACTTCGCATGG AGCCTTTGAATTTGGTAGCGGTAGCAAATACGCTGTCAGCATTTTCTATCCACGAATCCCTAACTCGTGGTCAATTATCTTGGAAACGAATATCTACTTGGCTATCAAAAACAGTGAAACGGGATGAGGCTCTGcgatttcttgaaaaaatctgCAGCCAATTCATCGATAAGAATTCACTCAGTGATGTCAGTATGAAATCTTTATCATTGATGCTTATGCTTTTTCATGATGGGCACATTATCCTTGATTCTAAGTCGTGTGCAGGATTTACTATGCTACGAAACTTACTTCATTGTCTCATTGGCGCAGATTCCAGGCCTTACGGAAATATTGAGTTGAGAAAGAGATGTATTGAACTTATTGGTTATCTCTTCGACTTTACTTCGTCAAAAGATTATATTATGCGAGAATTCATTGCTGATTATGTTGATATCACTTTACGAATCGCATTCAAATTTATGCGAAACATAACTGACGAAGCTACTATTGATGAGATTAATACTCTTGTATTGGTAacacagaaatttttcacagatgAGAACTCAATCATTTCAAAAAGAGACGTACAGAATCATATTGAAAGATTTGAAGTAGAATCATGGAATATGATTAACGATGGAGGATACAGTAATAATCTTCAAAAGATTTGTGGggttaaaatattatacgctTGTCTAAAAGCAACCAACGTGAAACtcagaaattataaatttattggTCCTTTATACAACATGTATAAGACTCTAGCCGTACGATCATCTGATCACACGAATGAAATTATAAGTGAAAATAGAAACCTGGAAGGAAAAATTGTAGCAGAGTATTATGAGTTTGTGGCTGAGCTATTTTACATATATCTACAAGATGAACCAGTTGATAAATGGATACCACATATTGATTGGATCGAAGCTGTATTACACCTAGTTCAAGttggtgggaaaaaaatattcgttccAACAATAGGTGTATTGtcgcaattattttataaaggAGTCGTTAAGTCGAAAGATATTGATCGTTTCAAGTCGGTCACAAGATTGTGTTGGAAGTCGATGCTTGAAACTAATGAATGTCGATTGGCAATGGACAAAATAATGGAATTGATTTTCAGTTCAAAATTTCTTGAGTGTGAAGATATGAAAGAACTCACAATGGAG TTCACTGAGGAAATGGTggaaaaagtcgaaaaaattcCTGGACTAAGCGTGGTTTTGGTAAATGGATTGGAACATATTGAAGGTGTACATCTTGCTAATTTCTACGATGCCCTACTCACTTGTTTATTCCACGGTATTGTTCCACgtcgtgataaaaaaatcgagCTACAGGCCCGGTCTTATGTTTTTGAGTTATACCATAAAGCATATCCGAATTGCTTATCCAACAT GTACGTGAACACTGATACAGCAACAAGAGCACATGCTGTTGCATTATTGCATAAACGGATAACTGACAACACTGAGCATGCAGCTAAATTATTACCAATGATTATTGCAAGACTGAATGAAAGTCAAAATAAGCGGTACTTTGGAGATTCACTGACACACCGCCACAAAAATCGTCTTATACAGGCTCTCTTTGTACTACAACcagtattgaaaaaa aaTGATATGGTGCTATTAAATTCGTTAATGTGCGAAAATATACTTTCGGAAAGTAGTCAGCCCAGTGTCAGAATAATGCAAGAATGGCTGATCATTAAAATATATCTTGAAAGCGAAATCTTGCGTGGTGGAGTTTGGAATTTATTTCGACAG GCTCAAGAGAAACGAGTCGGTAGCTTATGTTCAATAATAAGCATTGTGTACCATGTAGCTCGGAGCTTAAAATCTAATTTACAATCAGAATTCATAGATCTAAGTTTGGAACACATGATGCCATGCTGTATGTTACAACAGTTTAACGTGCGATTATATGCCCAG GTATTAGCATCCAAGCTTTAtgatttggcaaaaaaaatgtccTACCTAGCAGTAACCGAAAAGTACAAGGAACTTTACAATTCACTAACAAAAAGTTTGCAGCTAGGAAAcctattgaaaaattctactAAATTACAggaggatttttattttaccgttTTTAATCCAATTGATGACTACAGCTTACAG ACTATATTTTATGAGTTACCAAGATTATCAAATGTCTCTTCGGATGAATATATTCTACCACAGATGTTTAATAAATTTGGTTTCAAAGAATCTAACAGTCAtccgctgaaaatttttaatcttaaAAGCGACTTGAGTGAAGCTTCAGTTTCTGCCAACATGTTAAAAACTTTTGGAA ATGAAGGATCCACAACACGAGACGATACTAATAACATCAGTGATTATTCTACTgacattcaaaaaaaattcattccatgGAAATCAATGTTACCCAATGAAGATGAATTCAATGAAACTTCCGGATGTTTGAGATCACATCGAGAAGCTTCAAtagaaggaaataaaattatacttgTTGCATCACTCGTCGAGAAACTACCAAATCTTGGTGGCCTAAGTAGAACCTGTGAAATACTTGGAGTTGCAGAGTTTGTTATGGCATCCCTAAACCACATAGAAGAGAAAGACTTTCAGAGTCTCAGTGTTTCGGCCGAAAAGCTGATTACCCTTGTAGAA GTAAAACCTCATCAATTACAACAGTATCTGTTGGAGAAAAAGAATATGGGCTACCGATTAGTTGGCGCTGAACAAACAGTCAATAGCACAAATCTGATGGAAGcaaagtttgagaaaaaaactgTACTAGTACTAGG TAACGAAAAAGCGGGTATTCCGGCCAATTTGATTCCATTACTAGATGAGTGTGTGGAAATACCTCAAGTTGGCGTTGTTCGATCACTTAACGTTCACGTAACTGGAGCCATCTGTTTGTGGGAATGTTTTAAGCAACATCACTCTGCATGA
- the LOC124217606 gene encoding probable methyltransferase TARBP1 isoform X6, producing MDVHERFMAHDTGQIKYLLFASTNHSYIFDSLLVSFSGIVQNINQHPDSLETLETLKRILCFVYQETRSLTEKNADLVKLVHKSYLTAHSIDVDVLQKYLYLYTTDTKCLSLILDIFMLHMVLRYDTCMILKNLQHLQESIDEYFDTENKINVLDVKLMACYVNSLLLLPASSELSEQSDVANLTICFKRHIRQWLVSKNDNECPALILLLPKVISVTNRKEMLTEIWEMIFELKCDTGDILYIMCMTADAWFSIKPEYHEQLLEKLITQSFWLVLLKGLSSPIPHQRKQALYLAKRVVDFLDNYKIEGIRLDQYKEIRPLVCTGNESQRTSFKNNVNNLFLILEALEEKQKHFVIPVFPLLKTLVDEKFEQECCNAAGFHFAWVRCAFSRIFQHSNNTVVKWGLLNVFALDPGLYNDDFLILILHVLNNTYLYENDTNDEPIIVKELIKLLNSAEVKYSDFVTRFLTHASKMTWGPVALFYIIHALSKVARVGSMWKEIELEAVKTLAEINLNMHCRVLRIGSQVELLETLTHFVTEPLNLVAVANTLSAFSIHESLTRGQLSWKRISTWLSKTVKRDEALRFLEKICSQFIDKNSLSDVSMKSLSLMLMLFHDGHIILDSKSCAGFTMLRNLLHCLIGADSRPYGNIELRKRCIELIGYLFDFTSSKDYIMREFIADYVDITLRIAFKFMRNITDEATIDEINTLVLVTQKFFTDENSIISKRDVQNHIERFEVESWNMINDGGYSNNLQKICGVKILYACLKATNVKLRNYKFIGPLYNMYKTLAVRSSDHTNEIISENRNLEGKIVAEYYEFVAELFYIYLQDEPVDKWIPHIDWIEAVLHLVQVGGKKIFVPTIGVLSQLFYKGVVKSKDIDRFKSVTRLCWKSMLETNECRLAMDKIMELIFSSKFLECEDMKELTMEFTEEMVEKVEKIPGLSVVLVNGLEHIEGVHLANFYDALLTCLFHGIVPRRDKKIELQARSYVFELYHKAYPNCLSNMYVNTDTATRAHAVALLHKRITDNTEHAAKLLPMIIARLNESQNKRYFGDSLTHRHKNRLIQALFVLQPVLKKNDMVLLNSLMCENILSESSQPSVRIMQEWLIIKIYLESEILRGGVWNLFRQAQEKRVGSLCSIISIVYHVARSLKSNLQSEFIDLSLEHMMPCCMLQQFNVRLYAQEDFYFTVFNPIDDYSLQMKDPQHETILITSVIILLTFKKNSFHGNQCYPMKMNSMKLPDV from the exons ATGGATGTACATGAACGATTTATGGCACACGACACAGGGCAAATCAAGTATCTGCTCTTTGCTTCTACAAATCATTCATATATCTTCGACTCTCTCTTGGTTTCGTTTTCCGGTATTGTACAAAATATTAACCAGCATCCAGACAGTCTGGAGACTTTGGAAACTTTAAAAAGAATCCTCTGCTTCGTATACCAGGAGACAAGGTCCTTAACCGAAAAGAATGCTGACCTTGTTAAGTTAGTACACAAATCCTATTTGACAGCTCATTCTATAGATGTCGAtgtattacaaaaatatttatatctttACACCACGGATACCAAATGCTTATCTTTGATACTCGACATTTTTATGCTACATATGGTACTTCGTTACGACACATGTATGATCCTGAAGAATTTGCAACATCTGCAAGAGTCAATAGATGAATATTTTGACACAGAAAATAAGATAAACGTCTTGGACGTGAAATTGATGGCCTGTTACGTGAATAGTCTTCTTCTGCTTCCAGCCAGCTCTGAATTGAGCGAGCAATCGGATGTTGCAAATCTAACCATATGCTTCAAGCGTCATATACGCCAGTGGTTGGtatcaaaaaatgataacGAATGCCCTGCGCTAATTTTGCTCCTACCAAAAGTCATAAGTGTCACAAATCGAAAAGAGATGCTCACAGAAATATGGGAAATGATTTTCGAACTGAAATGTGATACGGGTGATATCCTTTATATCATGTGCATGACAGCCGATGCTTGGTTTTCGATAAAACCTGAATACCACGAACAGCTGCTTGAAAAACTTATCACACAGTCATTTTGGCTCGTATTATTGAAAGGATTATCGAGTCCAATACCACACCAGCGTAAGCAAGCTTTATATCTTGCGAAAAGAGTAGTTGATTTTCTTGACAACTATAAAATTGAAGGTATAAGACTTGACCAATACAAAGAAATTAGACCGCTGGTATGCACTGGAAATGAATCTCAACGAACTTCTTTCAAGAATAACGTaaacaatttgtttttgaTATTAGAAGCATTGGAGGAAAAGCAGAAGCATTTCGTAATTCCAGTTTTCCCACTTCTGAAAACTTTGgtcgatgaaaaattcgagCAGGAATGTTGCAATGCAGCTGGTTTCCACTTCGCATGGGTACGTTGTGCTTTTTCACGTATTTTTCAGCACAGTAATAACACTGTAGTCAAATGGGGGTTATTAAATGTATTCGCTCTCGACCCAGGTTTATACAACGATGATTTTCTGATACTCATTCTTCATGTTTTGAACAATACTTACCTGTACGAAAACGATACAAACGACGAACCAATCATTGTAAAAGAGCTCATTAAACTTCTAAATTCTGCTGAAGTAAAATATAGTGACTTTGTTACAAGATTCCTAACACATGCCTCGAAGATGACTTGGGGTCCTGTAGCGTTGTTCTATATTATTCATGCTCTGTCCAAAGTAGCGAGAGTGGGCAGCATGTGGAAAGAAATTGAACTAGAAGCTGTGAAAACATTAGCAGAAATCAATCTTAATATGCACTGCCGAGTTCTTCGCATCGGTTCCCAGGTGGAACTACTAGAAACTCTCACCCACTTTGTTACAGAGCCTTTGAATTTGGTAGCGGTAGCAAATACGCTGTCAGCATTTTCTATCCACGAATCCCTAACTCGTGGTCAATTATCTTGGAAACGAATATCTACTTGGCTATCAAAAACAGTGAAACGGGATGAGGCTCTGcgatttcttgaaaaaatctgCAGCCAATTCATCGATAAGAATTCACTCAGTGATGTCAGTATGAAATCTTTATCATTGATGCTTATGCTTTTTCATGATGGGCACATTATCCTTGATTCTAAGTCGTGTGCAGGATTTACTATGCTACGAAACTTACTTCATTGTCTCATTGGCGCAGATTCCAGGCCTTACGGAAATATTGAGTTGAGAAAGAGATGTATTGAACTTATTGGTTATCTCTTCGACTTTACTTCGTCAAAAGATTATATTATGCGAGAATTCATTGCTGATTATGTTGATATCACTTTACGAATCGCATTCAAATTTATGCGAAACATAACTGACGAAGCTACTATTGATGAGATTAATACTCTTGTATTGGTAacacagaaatttttcacagatgAGAACTCAATCATTTCAAAAAGAGACGTACAGAATCATATTGAAAGATTTGAAGTAGAATCATGGAATATGATTAACGATGGAGGATACAGTAATAATCTTCAAAAGATTTGTGGggttaaaatattatacgctTGTCTAAAAGCAACCAACGTGAAACtcagaaattataaatttattggTCCTTTATACAACATGTATAAGACTCTAGCCGTACGATCATCTGATCACACGAATGAAATTATAAGTGAAAATAGAAACCTGGAAGGAAAAATTGTAGCAGAGTATTATGAGTTTGTGGCTGAGCTATTTTACATATATCTACAAGATGAACCAGTTGATAAATGGATACCACATATTGATTGGATCGAAGCTGTATTACACCTAGTTCAAGttggtgggaaaaaaatattcgttccAACAATAGGTGTATTGtcgcaattattttataaaggAGTCGTTAAGTCGAAAGATATTGATCGTTTCAAGTCGGTCACAAGATTGTGTTGGAAGTCGATGCTTGAAACTAATGAATGTCGATTGGCAATGGACAAAATAATGGAATTGATTTTCAGTTCAAAATTTCTTGAGTGTGAAGATATGAAAGAACTCACAATGGAG TTCACTGAGGAAATGGTggaaaaagtcgaaaaaattcCTGGACTAAGCGTGGTTTTGGTAAATGGATTGGAACATATTGAAGGTGTACATCTTGCTAATTTCTACGATGCCCTACTCACTTGTTTATTCCACGGTATTGTTCCACgtcgtgataaaaaaatcgagCTACAGGCCCGGTCTTATGTTTTTGAGTTATACCATAAAGCATATCCGAATTGCTTATCCAACAT GTACGTGAACACTGATACAGCAACAAGAGCACATGCTGTTGCATTATTGCATAAACGGATAACTGACAACACTGAGCATGCAGCTAAATTATTACCAATGATTATTGCAAGACTGAATGAAAGTCAAAATAAGCGGTACTTTGGAGATTCACTGACACACCGCCACAAAAATCGTCTTATACAGGCTCTCTTTGTACTACAACcagtattgaaaaaa aaTGATATGGTGCTATTAAATTCGTTAATGTGCGAAAATATACTTTCGGAAAGTAGTCAGCCCAGTGTCAGAATAATGCAAGAATGGCTGATCATTAAAATATATCTTGAAAGCGAAATCTTGCGTGGTGGAGTTTGGAATTTATTTCGACAG GCTCAAGAGAAACGAGTCGGTAGCTTATGTTCAATAATAAGCATTGTGTACCATGTAGCTCGGAGCTTAAAATCTAATTTACAATCAGAATTCATAGATCTAAGTTTGGAACACATGATGCCATGCTGTATGTTACAACAGTTTAACGTGCGATTATATGCCCAG gaggatttttattttaccgttTTTAATCCAATTGATGACTACAGCTTACAG ATGAAGGATCCACAACACGAGACGATACTAATAACATCAGTGATTATTCTACTgacattcaaaaaaaattcattccatgGAAATCAATGTTACCCAATGAAGATGAATTCAATGAAACTTCCGGATGTTTGA
- the LOC124217606 gene encoding probable methyltransferase TARBP1 isoform X5, translating into MDVHERFMAHDTGQIKYLLFASTNHSYIFDSLLVSFSGIVQNINQHPDSLETLETLKRILCFVYQETRSLTEKNADLVKLVHKSYLTAHSIDVDVLQKYLYLYTTDTKCLSLILDIFMLHMVLRYDTCMILKNLQHLQESIDEYFDTENKINVLDVKLMACYVNSLLLLPASSELSEQSDVANLTICFKRHIRQWLVSKNDNECPALILLLPKVISVTNRKEMLTEIWEMIFELKCDTGDILYIMCMTADAWFSIKPEYHEQLLEKLITQSFWLVLLKGLSSPIPHQRKQALYLAKRVVDFLDNYKIEGIRLDQYKEIRPLVCTGNESQRTSFKNNVNNLFLILEALEEKQKHFVIPVFPLLKTLVDEKFEQECCNAAGFHFAWVRCAFSRIFQHSNNTVVKWGLLNVFALDPGLYNDDFLILILHVLNNTYLYENDTNDEPIIVKELIKLLNSAEVKYSDFVTRFLTHASKMTWGPVALFYIIHALSKVARVGSMWKEIELEAVKTLAEINLNMHCRVLRIGSQVELLETLTHFVTEPLNLVAVANTLSAFSIHESLTRGQLSWKRISTWLSKTVKRDEALRFLEKICSQFIDKNSLSDVSMKSLSLMLMLFHDGHIILDSKSCAGFTMLRNLLHCLIGADSRPYGNIELRKRCIELIGYLFDFTSSKDYIMREFIADYVDITLRIAFKFMRNITDEATIDEINTLVLVTQKFFTDENSIISKRDVQNHIERFEVESWNMINDGGYSNNLQKICGVKILYACLKATNVKLRNYKFIGPLYNMYKTLAVRSSDHTNEIISENRNLEGKIVAEYYEFVAELFYIYLQDEPVDKWIPHIDWIEAVLHLVQVGGKKIFVPTIGVLSQLFYKGVVKSKDIDRFKSVTRLCWKSMLETNECRLAMDKIMELIFSSKFLECEDMKELTMEFTEEMVEKVEKIPGLSVVLVNGLEHIEGVHLANFYDALLTCLFHGIVPRRDKKIELQARSYVFELYHKAYPNCLSNMYVNTDTATRAHAVALLHKRITDNTEHAAKLLPMIIARLNESQNKRYFGDSLTHRHKNRLIQALFVLQPVLKKNDMVLLNSLMCENILSESSQPSVRIMQEWLIIKIYLESEILRGGVWNLFRQAQEKRVGSLCSIISIVYHVARSLKSNLQSEFIDLSLEHMMPCCMLQQFNVRLYAQVLASKLYDLAKKMSYLAVTEKYKELYNSLTKSLQLGNLLKNSTKLQEDFYFTVFNPIDDYSLQMKDPQHETILITSVIILLTFKKNSFHGNQCYPMKMNSMKLPDV; encoded by the exons ATGGATGTACATGAACGATTTATGGCACACGACACAGGGCAAATCAAGTATCTGCTCTTTGCTTCTACAAATCATTCATATATCTTCGACTCTCTCTTGGTTTCGTTTTCCGGTATTGTACAAAATATTAACCAGCATCCAGACAGTCTGGAGACTTTGGAAACTTTAAAAAGAATCCTCTGCTTCGTATACCAGGAGACAAGGTCCTTAACCGAAAAGAATGCTGACCTTGTTAAGTTAGTACACAAATCCTATTTGACAGCTCATTCTATAGATGTCGAtgtattacaaaaatatttatatctttACACCACGGATACCAAATGCTTATCTTTGATACTCGACATTTTTATGCTACATATGGTACTTCGTTACGACACATGTATGATCCTGAAGAATTTGCAACATCTGCAAGAGTCAATAGATGAATATTTTGACACAGAAAATAAGATAAACGTCTTGGACGTGAAATTGATGGCCTGTTACGTGAATAGTCTTCTTCTGCTTCCAGCCAGCTCTGAATTGAGCGAGCAATCGGATGTTGCAAATCTAACCATATGCTTCAAGCGTCATATACGCCAGTGGTTGGtatcaaaaaatgataacGAATGCCCTGCGCTAATTTTGCTCCTACCAAAAGTCATAAGTGTCACAAATCGAAAAGAGATGCTCACAGAAATATGGGAAATGATTTTCGAACTGAAATGTGATACGGGTGATATCCTTTATATCATGTGCATGACAGCCGATGCTTGGTTTTCGATAAAACCTGAATACCACGAACAGCTGCTTGAAAAACTTATCACACAGTCATTTTGGCTCGTATTATTGAAAGGATTATCGAGTCCAATACCACACCAGCGTAAGCAAGCTTTATATCTTGCGAAAAGAGTAGTTGATTTTCTTGACAACTATAAAATTGAAGGTATAAGACTTGACCAATACAAAGAAATTAGACCGCTGGTATGCACTGGAAATGAATCTCAACGAACTTCTTTCAAGAATAACGTaaacaatttgtttttgaTATTAGAAGCATTGGAGGAAAAGCAGAAGCATTTCGTAATTCCAGTTTTCCCACTTCTGAAAACTTTGgtcgatgaaaaattcgagCAGGAATGTTGCAATGCAGCTGGTTTCCACTTCGCATGGGTACGTTGTGCTTTTTCACGTATTTTTCAGCACAGTAATAACACTGTAGTCAAATGGGGGTTATTAAATGTATTCGCTCTCGACCCAGGTTTATACAACGATGATTTTCTGATACTCATTCTTCATGTTTTGAACAATACTTACCTGTACGAAAACGATACAAACGACGAACCAATCATTGTAAAAGAGCTCATTAAACTTCTAAATTCTGCTGAAGTAAAATATAGTGACTTTGTTACAAGATTCCTAACACATGCCTCGAAGATGACTTGGGGTCCTGTAGCGTTGTTCTATATTATTCATGCTCTGTCCAAAGTAGCGAGAGTGGGCAGCATGTGGAAAGAAATTGAACTAGAAGCTGTGAAAACATTAGCAGAAATCAATCTTAATATGCACTGCCGAGTTCTTCGCATCGGTTCCCAGGTGGAACTACTAGAAACTCTCACCCACTTTGTTACAGAGCCTTTGAATTTGGTAGCGGTAGCAAATACGCTGTCAGCATTTTCTATCCACGAATCCCTAACTCGTGGTCAATTATCTTGGAAACGAATATCTACTTGGCTATCAAAAACAGTGAAACGGGATGAGGCTCTGcgatttcttgaaaaaatctgCAGCCAATTCATCGATAAGAATTCACTCAGTGATGTCAGTATGAAATCTTTATCATTGATGCTTATGCTTTTTCATGATGGGCACATTATCCTTGATTCTAAGTCGTGTGCAGGATTTACTATGCTACGAAACTTACTTCATTGTCTCATTGGCGCAGATTCCAGGCCTTACGGAAATATTGAGTTGAGAAAGAGATGTATTGAACTTATTGGTTATCTCTTCGACTTTACTTCGTCAAAAGATTATATTATGCGAGAATTCATTGCTGATTATGTTGATATCACTTTACGAATCGCATTCAAATTTATGCGAAACATAACTGACGAAGCTACTATTGATGAGATTAATACTCTTGTATTGGTAacacagaaatttttcacagatgAGAACTCAATCATTTCAAAAAGAGACGTACAGAATCATATTGAAAGATTTGAAGTAGAATCATGGAATATGATTAACGATGGAGGATACAGTAATAATCTTCAAAAGATTTGTGGggttaaaatattatacgctTGTCTAAAAGCAACCAACGTGAAACtcagaaattataaatttattggTCCTTTATACAACATGTATAAGACTCTAGCCGTACGATCATCTGATCACACGAATGAAATTATAAGTGAAAATAGAAACCTGGAAGGAAAAATTGTAGCAGAGTATTATGAGTTTGTGGCTGAGCTATTTTACATATATCTACAAGATGAACCAGTTGATAAATGGATACCACATATTGATTGGATCGAAGCTGTATTACACCTAGTTCAAGttggtgggaaaaaaatattcgttccAACAATAGGTGTATTGtcgcaattattttataaaggAGTCGTTAAGTCGAAAGATATTGATCGTTTCAAGTCGGTCACAAGATTGTGTTGGAAGTCGATGCTTGAAACTAATGAATGTCGATTGGCAATGGACAAAATAATGGAATTGATTTTCAGTTCAAAATTTCTTGAGTGTGAAGATATGAAAGAACTCACAATGGAG TTCACTGAGGAAATGGTggaaaaagtcgaaaaaattcCTGGACTAAGCGTGGTTTTGGTAAATGGATTGGAACATATTGAAGGTGTACATCTTGCTAATTTCTACGATGCCCTACTCACTTGTTTATTCCACGGTATTGTTCCACgtcgtgataaaaaaatcgagCTACAGGCCCGGTCTTATGTTTTTGAGTTATACCATAAAGCATATCCGAATTGCTTATCCAACAT GTACGTGAACACTGATACAGCAACAAGAGCACATGCTGTTGCATTATTGCATAAACGGATAACTGACAACACTGAGCATGCAGCTAAATTATTACCAATGATTATTGCAAGACTGAATGAAAGTCAAAATAAGCGGTACTTTGGAGATTCACTGACACACCGCCACAAAAATCGTCTTATACAGGCTCTCTTTGTACTACAACcagtattgaaaaaa aaTGATATGGTGCTATTAAATTCGTTAATGTGCGAAAATATACTTTCGGAAAGTAGTCAGCCCAGTGTCAGAATAATGCAAGAATGGCTGATCATTAAAATATATCTTGAAAGCGAAATCTTGCGTGGTGGAGTTTGGAATTTATTTCGACAG GCTCAAGAGAAACGAGTCGGTAGCTTATGTTCAATAATAAGCATTGTGTACCATGTAGCTCGGAGCTTAAAATCTAATTTACAATCAGAATTCATAGATCTAAGTTTGGAACACATGATGCCATGCTGTATGTTACAACAGTTTAACGTGCGATTATATGCCCAG GTATTAGCATCCAAGCTTTAtgatttggcaaaaaaaatgtccTACCTAGCAGTAACCGAAAAGTACAAGGAACTTTACAATTCACTAACAAAAAGTTTGCAGCTAGGAAAcctattgaaaaattctactAAATTACAggaggatttttattttaccgttTTTAATCCAATTGATGACTACAGCTTACAG ATGAAGGATCCACAACACGAGACGATACTAATAACATCAGTGATTATTCTACTgacattcaaaaaaaattcattccatgGAAATCAATGTTACCCAATGAAGATGAATTCAATGAAACTTCCGGATGTTTGA